A single region of the Drosophila takahashii strain IR98-3 E-12201 chromosome 2R, DtakHiC1v2, whole genome shotgun sequence genome encodes:
- the LOC108066286 gene encoding uncharacterized protein CG5098 isoform X2, with the protein MNPLLAPPYSGTLPFNSMDLSLQSARSAAQPLAKQPASQQPQQSQQQQSLMHAPNYPSIQNLTTNATPTSAQLQQQQQQEHLAAMAAAHVSLLQSSRQNQGNLSNGGDCESLLPPPPPTNASGNSNHAGSNTSSSNSGSNNHITSPHYMQTRDENFKLAQLKRSFDHELLSGKNQQKDKDFGYPSAGSASKLPTHNVQQQHGNKKPSPLRNYHQQQQQQPPYNLTPKYNGPQTPPTPQSPLAAPPHQMQSPTMDYNQLHLHHQLNSSSGGSYQQHMQQDQTQSQAHLHYHNQHAASQTAPPPLLPPHLTSGQFHGQAQDAAAQQQASSSSSQHQTHHSRNPQLTNLDLGVKHKPETEEQPLITDLSYRNSEADKPADAPESPYLTTSNEESLESNSNSSNSRKRRKRKASMVMRVTPNENAPEGGASKPQQQQAQHNNSCSPKRSPKNGGGDFQPFSLQGQTEKTTPQENGRAGSPAPAENSSNSNSSTLYQDNENPKTKKQRQALLQRNLTEQHRMQQEDEPPKKHTPPTMPPPSPQSNSSSSSSSSSSANTHSSHSSSHAANDNRRNQKPEINNKATTDTPASPALVEQGDIDAKPAVSVHECDEEEEPAKESPAQPVAPPPVVESPKKSSPAANSDPCPFGEVEDKLEEMFAGIEEETERICSPEKPADGTGELVAHDLTAQLALDSAKTDEAPADKVETSVLEVLAAPPEIRPVATKAAMKSTLPSPVHSPIPQARSTSTPLAAGDDSKPNTPVPPKTMPARRPPPRRLSMGMDASLLRFMIDDPPAKKPGRKKKVAPEPELEDDDKPSTSAAAAAALAARQLSEAAAAPKGKAAGAKKKNAVAKGKKGHAAGKANAKNAKQNGKKPGRKPAFTTDEDSTPAPTNGGGGGAVPELRFKSPFILIKPDGCVSIKNTHSAEDVNEKQTKAKKAPHERKNLRGMHSSTLSNRYDADTTDSTWICVFCKRGPHKLGLGDLFGPYLVTSDCDEYRAAVQAPGAQDIDGLFVNKRRREDMVKLQERNLPVVPATLAHIMQAPKISMHKRKRKQTHDSSISYSDDPNESRSQCSSVDPLDCSHETKFVETFRGMGKTSEHGFEVWLHEDCAVWSNDIQLIGAHINGLDAAVWDSTRYVCVLCQQTGASICCFQRCCKAAAHVPCARSAKWNLSEQDRKVYCQLHGGEPDVEEPMKSEPLAPVEVPVAPAPAPAPPPPFNIHSLP; encoded by the exons ATGAATCCATTGCTGGCACCGCCCTACTCAGGAACTCTGCCATTCAACTCCATGGACCTGTCCTTGCAGTCCGCCCGCAGTGCGGCCCAGCCGCTGGCCAAGCAGCCGGCGAGCCAGCAGCCACAGCagtcgcaacagcagcaatccCTCATGCATGCGCCCAACTATCCTTCAAT TCAAAATCTCACGACcaatgccacgcccaccagcgcacagctgcaacagcagcagcaacaggaacATCTGGCCGCCATGGCAGCTGCCCATGTTAGTTTACTGCAGTCCAGCCGCCAGAATCAGGGAAACCTGAGCAACGGCGGCGACTGCGAGTCCCTGctgccgccaccgccgcctaCAAATGCCTCTGGGAACAGCAATCACGCGGggagcaacaccagcagcagcaatagtgGGAGCAACAATCACATAACCAGCCCGCACTACATGCAAACTCGCGATGAGAACTTTAAGCTGGCGCAATTGAAGCGCAGCTTTGACCACGAACTGCTCTCGGGGAAGAATCAGCAGAAGGACAAGGACTTTGGCTACCCGTCGGCGGGATCAGCAAGCAAACTGCCCACGCACAacgtgcagcagcagcatggcAACAAGAAAC CTTCACCTCTGCGGAACTaccaccaacagcagcagcagcagccgccttACAACTTAACGCCCAAATACAATGGACCACAGACGCCGCCAACGCCTCAATCTCCGCTGGCGGCGCCTCCTCATCAGATGCAATCACCCACCATGGACTACAATCAGCTGCATCTCCACCATCAGCTAAATAGCTCTAGTGGAGGCAGCTACCAGCAGCACATGCAGCAGGATCAAACGCAATCACAAGCGCACTTGCACTACCACAATCAGCATGCGGCCAGCCAAACAGCTCCGCCGCCCCTTCTTCCGCCCCACTTGACCAGCGGTCAGTTTCATGGACAAGCACAGGATGCAGCAGCCCAACAGCAGGCGTCGTCCTCCTCGAGTCAACATCAGACGCACCATTCCCGCAACCCGCAATTGACGAATCTCGATCTGGGGGTCAAGCACAAACCCGAGACGGAGGAGCAGCCCCTTATAACCGATCTGTCCTACCGGAATTCGGAGGCAGACAAACCCGCAGATGCCCCAGAGTCCCCCTACCTGACCACCTCCAACGAGGAGTCGCTGGAGtcgaacagcaacagcagcaatagtCGAAAGCGACGCAAACGAAAGGCCAGTATGGTGATGAGAGTGACTCCGAATGAAAATGCACCAGAGGGAGGAGCGAGCaagccgcagcagcaacaagcaCAACATAATAACAGCTGCAGTCCCAAAAGGTCGCCCAAGAATGGAGGCGGTGACTTTCAGCCCTTCAGTTTGCAAGGCCAGACTGAAAAGACGACGCCGCAGGAAAACGGTCGCGCAGGATCACCGGCTCCGGCGGAAAACAGTAGCAACAGCAATAGTTCGACGCTGTATCAGGACAACGAGAACCCCAAGACCAAGAAGCAGCGGCAGGCCCTGCTGCAGCGGAACCTCACCGAGCAGCACCGCATGCAGCAGGAGGATGAGCCGCCCAAGAAGCATACGCCGCCCACAATGCCGCCGCCTAGTCCGCAGAGCAACAGCAGTAGCAGTAGCTCGAGCAGCTCCAGCGCCAACACGCACAGCAGCCACAGCAGCAGTCATGCGGCGAATGATAATCGGAGAAATCAAAAGCCTGAGATCAACAACAAGGCCACCACGGATACGCCTGCCTCACCGGCGCTCGTGGAGCAGGGCGACATCGACGCCAAGCCGGCTGTGAGTGTGCACGAGtgcgacgaggaggaggaaccaGCGAAGGAATCACCTGCGCAGCCTGTTGCTCCCCCTCCAGTGGTCGAATCCCCCAAGAAATCCTCACCGGCTGCCAATTCTGACCCATGTCCATTTGGTGAAGTGGAGGATAAGCTGGAGGAAATGTTTGCCGGCATCGAGGAGGAGACGGAAAGGATATGCAGCCCCGAAAAGCCAGCTGACGGAACGGGAGAGTTGGTGGCACACGATTTGACCGCCCAGCTGGCTCTGGATAGCGCCAAGACGGACGAGGCGCCAGCGGACAAGGTTGAGACCTCAGTGCTCGAAGTCCTGGCAGCACCGCCCGAAATTCGACCTGTTGCGACTAAGGCGGCTATGAAGTCAACGCTACCCAGCCCCGTTCACAGTCCCATCCCGCAAGCTCGATCTACGTCGACACCTTTGGCCGCCGGTGATGACAGTAAACCGAATACCCCGGTTCCGCCTAAAACCATGCCAGCTAGGAGACCGCCACCGCGTAGGCTTTCCATGGGCATGGATGCCTCACTGCTGCGTTTCATGATCGACGACCCGCCAGCCAAGAAGCCAGGTCGCAAGAAGAAGGTCGCGCCAGAGCCGGAACTTGAAGATGATGATAAGCCCAGCACTTCGGCGGCAGCGGCTGCTGCTTTGGCTGCTCGGCAATTAAGCGAAGCAGCTGCCGCTCCCAAGGGAAAAGCAGCCGGAGCGAAGAAGAAGAATGCCGTGGCCAAGGGCAAAAAAGGTCATGCGGCGGGAAAGGCAAATGCGAAGAATGCCAAGCAGAATGGGAAGAAGCCGGGCCGAAAGCCCGCCTTCACCACCGATGAGGATAGCACTCCGGCGCCCACAaatggcggaggaggaggagccgtgCCCGAGCTGAGGTTCAAATCTCCCTTCATTCTCATCAAACCGGACGGATGCGTGAGCATCAAGAACACCCACAGTGCCGAGGATGTGAACGAGAAGCAGACGAAGGCCAAGAAGGCGCCGCACGAGCGAAAAAACCTGAGAGGAATGCACAGCTCCACGCTGAGCAACCGCTACGATGCGGATACCACCGACTCCACCTGGATATGTGTGTTCTGCAAGCGTGGTCCTCATAAACTAGGCCTGGGTGATCTGTTCGGTCCGTATTTGGTGACCAGCGACTGCGACGAATATCGTGCGGCTGTGCAGGCACCCGGAGCGCAGGACATCGATGGACTGTTTGTCAATAAGCGGAGGCGAGAGGATATGGTAAAGCTGCAGGAGCGAAACTTGCCCGTTGTGCCCGCCACACTGGCCCACATTATGCAGGCGCCCAAGATAAGCATG CACAAACGCAAGCGCAAGCAGACGCACGACAGTTCGATATCCTACAGCGACGACCCAAATGAATCGCGCTCACAGTGCTCCTCTGTGGACCCGCTGGATTGCAGTCACGAAACCAAGTTCGTGGAGACCTTCCGCGGCATGGGCAAGACATCGGAGCACGGCTTTGAGGTTTGGCTGCACGAGGACTGCGCCGTCTGGAGCAACGACATCCAACTGATTGGGGCCCACATCAACGGACTGGATGCGGCGGTGTGGGATAGTACGAGGTACGTCTGCGTGCTCTGCCAGCAGACGGGGGCCAGTATATGTTGCTTCCAGCGATGTTGCAAGGCGGCCGCCCATGTGCCGTGCGCGCGATCTGCGAAGTGGAACCTGAGCGAGCAGGATCGCAAGGTATACTGCCAGCTGCATGGCGGTGAGCCGGATGTTGAGGAACCCATGAAATCAGAGCCGCTAGCGCCTGTGGAGGTGCCAGTTGCGCCGGCTCCCGCACCCGCTCCGCCACCTCCGTTTAACATTCATTCGCTTCCCTGA
- the LOC108066286 gene encoding uncharacterized protein CG5098 isoform X1, producing MANNNHPHAGHLSQAAQNASWNPLQIPSYIPRQPQLAHMSNERPGMVRSPLAWHVSGSVSAQPPPPPDAIYNFMSANHKNLDHHHQMNPLLAPPYSGTLPFNSMDLSLQSARSAAQPLAKQPASQQPQQSQQQQSLMHAPNYPSIQNLTTNATPTSAQLQQQQQQEHLAAMAAAHVSLLQSSRQNQGNLSNGGDCESLLPPPPPTNASGNSNHAGSNTSSSNSGSNNHITSPHYMQTRDENFKLAQLKRSFDHELLSGKNQQKDKDFGYPSAGSASKLPTHNVQQQHGNKKPSPLRNYHQQQQQQPPYNLTPKYNGPQTPPTPQSPLAAPPHQMQSPTMDYNQLHLHHQLNSSSGGSYQQHMQQDQTQSQAHLHYHNQHAASQTAPPPLLPPHLTSGQFHGQAQDAAAQQQASSSSSQHQTHHSRNPQLTNLDLGVKHKPETEEQPLITDLSYRNSEADKPADAPESPYLTTSNEESLESNSNSSNSRKRRKRKASMVMRVTPNENAPEGGASKPQQQQAQHNNSCSPKRSPKNGGGDFQPFSLQGQTEKTTPQENGRAGSPAPAENSSNSNSSTLYQDNENPKTKKQRQALLQRNLTEQHRMQQEDEPPKKHTPPTMPPPSPQSNSSSSSSSSSSANTHSSHSSSHAANDNRRNQKPEINNKATTDTPASPALVEQGDIDAKPAVSVHECDEEEEPAKESPAQPVAPPPVVESPKKSSPAANSDPCPFGEVEDKLEEMFAGIEEETERICSPEKPADGTGELVAHDLTAQLALDSAKTDEAPADKVETSVLEVLAAPPEIRPVATKAAMKSTLPSPVHSPIPQARSTSTPLAAGDDSKPNTPVPPKTMPARRPPPRRLSMGMDASLLRFMIDDPPAKKPGRKKKVAPEPELEDDDKPSTSAAAAAALAARQLSEAAAAPKGKAAGAKKKNAVAKGKKGHAAGKANAKNAKQNGKKPGRKPAFTTDEDSTPAPTNGGGGGAVPELRFKSPFILIKPDGCVSIKNTHSAEDVNEKQTKAKKAPHERKNLRGMHSSTLSNRYDADTTDSTWICVFCKRGPHKLGLGDLFGPYLVTSDCDEYRAAVQAPGAQDIDGLFVNKRRREDMVKLQERNLPVVPATLAHIMQAPKISMHKRKRKQTHDSSISYSDDPNESRSQCSSVDPLDCSHETKFVETFRGMGKTSEHGFEVWLHEDCAVWSNDIQLIGAHINGLDAAVWDSTRYVCVLCQQTGASICCFQRCCKAAAHVPCARSAKWNLSEQDRKVYCQLHGGEPDVEEPMKSEPLAPVEVPVAPAPAPAPPPPFNIHSLP from the exons ATGGCCAACAACAATCATCCGCATGCCGGGCATCTCAGTCAGGCGGCTCAGAACGCCTCCTGGAATCCCCTGCAA ATTCCATCGTACATCCCCCGGCAGCCGCAGTTGGCTCACATGTCCAACGAGCGGCCCGGAATGGTGCGATCCCCGCTGGCCTGGCACGTTTCCGGATCCGTTTCCGCCCAGCCACCGCCGCCACCCGATGCCATTTACAATTTCATGTCGGCCAATCACAAAAAC CTGGACCACCACCATCAGATGAATCCATTGCTGGCACCGCCCTACTCAGGAACTCTGCCATTCAACTCCATGGACCTGTCCTTGCAGTCCGCCCGCAGTGCGGCCCAGCCGCTGGCCAAGCAGCCGGCGAGCCAGCAGCCACAGCagtcgcaacagcagcaatccCTCATGCATGCGCCCAACTATCCTTCAAT TCAAAATCTCACGACcaatgccacgcccaccagcgcacagctgcaacagcagcagcaacaggaacATCTGGCCGCCATGGCAGCTGCCCATGTTAGTTTACTGCAGTCCAGCCGCCAGAATCAGGGAAACCTGAGCAACGGCGGCGACTGCGAGTCCCTGctgccgccaccgccgcctaCAAATGCCTCTGGGAACAGCAATCACGCGGggagcaacaccagcagcagcaatagtgGGAGCAACAATCACATAACCAGCCCGCACTACATGCAAACTCGCGATGAGAACTTTAAGCTGGCGCAATTGAAGCGCAGCTTTGACCACGAACTGCTCTCGGGGAAGAATCAGCAGAAGGACAAGGACTTTGGCTACCCGTCGGCGGGATCAGCAAGCAAACTGCCCACGCACAacgtgcagcagcagcatggcAACAAGAAAC CTTCACCTCTGCGGAACTaccaccaacagcagcagcagcagccgccttACAACTTAACGCCCAAATACAATGGACCACAGACGCCGCCAACGCCTCAATCTCCGCTGGCGGCGCCTCCTCATCAGATGCAATCACCCACCATGGACTACAATCAGCTGCATCTCCACCATCAGCTAAATAGCTCTAGTGGAGGCAGCTACCAGCAGCACATGCAGCAGGATCAAACGCAATCACAAGCGCACTTGCACTACCACAATCAGCATGCGGCCAGCCAAACAGCTCCGCCGCCCCTTCTTCCGCCCCACTTGACCAGCGGTCAGTTTCATGGACAAGCACAGGATGCAGCAGCCCAACAGCAGGCGTCGTCCTCCTCGAGTCAACATCAGACGCACCATTCCCGCAACCCGCAATTGACGAATCTCGATCTGGGGGTCAAGCACAAACCCGAGACGGAGGAGCAGCCCCTTATAACCGATCTGTCCTACCGGAATTCGGAGGCAGACAAACCCGCAGATGCCCCAGAGTCCCCCTACCTGACCACCTCCAACGAGGAGTCGCTGGAGtcgaacagcaacagcagcaatagtCGAAAGCGACGCAAACGAAAGGCCAGTATGGTGATGAGAGTGACTCCGAATGAAAATGCACCAGAGGGAGGAGCGAGCaagccgcagcagcaacaagcaCAACATAATAACAGCTGCAGTCCCAAAAGGTCGCCCAAGAATGGAGGCGGTGACTTTCAGCCCTTCAGTTTGCAAGGCCAGACTGAAAAGACGACGCCGCAGGAAAACGGTCGCGCAGGATCACCGGCTCCGGCGGAAAACAGTAGCAACAGCAATAGTTCGACGCTGTATCAGGACAACGAGAACCCCAAGACCAAGAAGCAGCGGCAGGCCCTGCTGCAGCGGAACCTCACCGAGCAGCACCGCATGCAGCAGGAGGATGAGCCGCCCAAGAAGCATACGCCGCCCACAATGCCGCCGCCTAGTCCGCAGAGCAACAGCAGTAGCAGTAGCTCGAGCAGCTCCAGCGCCAACACGCACAGCAGCCACAGCAGCAGTCATGCGGCGAATGATAATCGGAGAAATCAAAAGCCTGAGATCAACAACAAGGCCACCACGGATACGCCTGCCTCACCGGCGCTCGTGGAGCAGGGCGACATCGACGCCAAGCCGGCTGTGAGTGTGCACGAGtgcgacgaggaggaggaaccaGCGAAGGAATCACCTGCGCAGCCTGTTGCTCCCCCTCCAGTGGTCGAATCCCCCAAGAAATCCTCACCGGCTGCCAATTCTGACCCATGTCCATTTGGTGAAGTGGAGGATAAGCTGGAGGAAATGTTTGCCGGCATCGAGGAGGAGACGGAAAGGATATGCAGCCCCGAAAAGCCAGCTGACGGAACGGGAGAGTTGGTGGCACACGATTTGACCGCCCAGCTGGCTCTGGATAGCGCCAAGACGGACGAGGCGCCAGCGGACAAGGTTGAGACCTCAGTGCTCGAAGTCCTGGCAGCACCGCCCGAAATTCGACCTGTTGCGACTAAGGCGGCTATGAAGTCAACGCTACCCAGCCCCGTTCACAGTCCCATCCCGCAAGCTCGATCTACGTCGACACCTTTGGCCGCCGGTGATGACAGTAAACCGAATACCCCGGTTCCGCCTAAAACCATGCCAGCTAGGAGACCGCCACCGCGTAGGCTTTCCATGGGCATGGATGCCTCACTGCTGCGTTTCATGATCGACGACCCGCCAGCCAAGAAGCCAGGTCGCAAGAAGAAGGTCGCGCCAGAGCCGGAACTTGAAGATGATGATAAGCCCAGCACTTCGGCGGCAGCGGCTGCTGCTTTGGCTGCTCGGCAATTAAGCGAAGCAGCTGCCGCTCCCAAGGGAAAAGCAGCCGGAGCGAAGAAGAAGAATGCCGTGGCCAAGGGCAAAAAAGGTCATGCGGCGGGAAAGGCAAATGCGAAGAATGCCAAGCAGAATGGGAAGAAGCCGGGCCGAAAGCCCGCCTTCACCACCGATGAGGATAGCACTCCGGCGCCCACAaatggcggaggaggaggagccgtgCCCGAGCTGAGGTTCAAATCTCCCTTCATTCTCATCAAACCGGACGGATGCGTGAGCATCAAGAACACCCACAGTGCCGAGGATGTGAACGAGAAGCAGACGAAGGCCAAGAAGGCGCCGCACGAGCGAAAAAACCTGAGAGGAATGCACAGCTCCACGCTGAGCAACCGCTACGATGCGGATACCACCGACTCCACCTGGATATGTGTGTTCTGCAAGCGTGGTCCTCATAAACTAGGCCTGGGTGATCTGTTCGGTCCGTATTTGGTGACCAGCGACTGCGACGAATATCGTGCGGCTGTGCAGGCACCCGGAGCGCAGGACATCGATGGACTGTTTGTCAATAAGCGGAGGCGAGAGGATATGGTAAAGCTGCAGGAGCGAAACTTGCCCGTTGTGCCCGCCACACTGGCCCACATTATGCAGGCGCCCAAGATAAGCATG CACAAACGCAAGCGCAAGCAGACGCACGACAGTTCGATATCCTACAGCGACGACCCAAATGAATCGCGCTCACAGTGCTCCTCTGTGGACCCGCTGGATTGCAGTCACGAAACCAAGTTCGTGGAGACCTTCCGCGGCATGGGCAAGACATCGGAGCACGGCTTTGAGGTTTGGCTGCACGAGGACTGCGCCGTCTGGAGCAACGACATCCAACTGATTGGGGCCCACATCAACGGACTGGATGCGGCGGTGTGGGATAGTACGAGGTACGTCTGCGTGCTCTGCCAGCAGACGGGGGCCAGTATATGTTGCTTCCAGCGATGTTGCAAGGCGGCCGCCCATGTGCCGTGCGCGCGATCTGCGAAGTGGAACCTGAGCGAGCAGGATCGCAAGGTATACTGCCAGCTGCATGGCGGTGAGCCGGATGTTGAGGAACCCATGAAATCAGAGCCGCTAGCGCCTGTGGAGGTGCCAGTTGCGCCGGCTCCCGCACCCGCTCCGCCACCTCCGTTTAACATTCATTCGCTTCCCTGA
- the LOC108066345 gene encoding thymidylate kinase produces MSAGKRGALIIFEGCDRSGKTTQSRLLLELLKSKDIPVLPMNFPERSSSIGQVINSYLTNSKDLPDEVIHLMFSANRWEHMNQVRQRLLEGKTLIVDRYSYSGVAYSAAKGLDFDWCYAPERGLIKPDAVFYLKASADDLTNREQYGEERYEKVEFQGRVAQVFDRICSKEGSYWHQFDASQPAKDLHAQIASIAEAILEKVANQPLDKLS; encoded by the exons ATGAGCGCGGGAAAACGAGGAGCCTTGATAATATTCGAAGGATGCGATCGCAGTGGCAAGACCACCCAAAGCCGCCTGCTGC TTGAACTGCTAAAATCAAAGGACATTCCCGTTTTGCCCATGAACTTCCCGGAACGCAGCTCCAGCATTGGCCAGGTGATAAACTCCTATTTGACCAACAGCAAGGATCTGCCCGATGAGGTTATCCACCTCATGTTCTCCGCCAATCGCTGGGAGCACATGAACCAGGTGCGGCAAAGGTTGCTGGAGGGAAAAACCCTAATTGTGGATCGATATTCCTACTCCGGAGTGGCCTACAGTGCGGCCAAGGGATTGGACTTCGACTGGTGCTATGCTCCGGAAAGGGGCCTCATAAAACCAGATGCAGTTTTCTACCTAAAAGCCTCCGCCGATGACCTCACAAATCGCGAGCAATACGGTGAAGAGCG TTACGAAAAGGTGGAGTTCCAGGGACGAGTGGCCCAGGTATTCGATCGCATCTGCTCCAAGGAGGGCAGCTATTGGCACCAGTTCgatgccagccagccagccaaggATTTGCATGCCCAGATAGCGAGTATAGCGGAGGCCATCCTGGAAAAGGTAGCCAACCAGCCCCTGGACAAGTTATCATAG